In a single window of the Raphanus sativus cultivar WK10039 chromosome 9, ASM80110v3, whole genome shotgun sequence genome:
- the LOC108823447 gene encoding cyclin-A2-4-like isoform X1: MGKKEIAVSGNTISLQHARPVTRAIASALRASSKLITSSQVAAATNHNQGRVLRANGKRRAFEDDDDDKNGNAPTKKKRALLKDITNVTSHISYATSCFSAPKIQVENIKQIKKGRAGSSKVASSSPTSQVTDDAKLQAVTDSVGVSLSSCYEASCSSIEKPSSRLPPRPLGRRSTSTVPKFIDIDSDVKDSLLCSLYAPDIYYNLRVAEQLKRRPCPDFMGTTQRDVTQTMRGILIDWLVEVSEEYTLASDTLYLTMYLIDWFLQGNCMERQRLQLLGITCMLIASEFGLVVFLKRKYEEINAPRIEELCFITDNTYTRDEVLEMESQVLKHFSFQIYTPTSKTFLRRFLRAAQASHLMMPSVEMEFLANYLTELTLIECQFLKYLPSVIAASAVFLARWTINQSSHPWNATLEHYTTYKASDLKECVQALQDLQLNTKGCPLNSIRMKYMQDKFKSVAVFTSPKIHERLF; encoded by the exons ATGGGGAAGAAGGAGATAGCTGTTTCTGGGAACACCATTTCTCTCCAACATGCTCGTCCTGTAACTCGTGCCATTGCCTCTGCTCTGCGTGCTTCTTCTAAGTTGATTACATCTTCACAAGTGGCTGCTGCTACCAACCACAACCAGGGAAGGGTTCTGAGAGCAAACGGTAAAAGAAGAGCCTtcgaggatgatgatgatgataagaaTGGCAATGCACCTACTAAGAAGAAGCGAGCTCTTCTTAAAGACATCACAAACGTTACCTCCCATATTTCTTATGCTACAAGCTGCTTCAGTGCACCTAAAATTCAG gtgGAGAATATAAAGCAGATAAAAAAAGGAAGGGCAGGTTCTTCCAAGGTAGCATCATCTTCTCCTACTTCACAAGTTACAGATGATGCAAAGTTACAAGCTGTGACAGATTCAGTAGGAGTAAGCTTGTCTAGCTGTTATGAAGCATCTTGTAGCTCTATCGAAAAGCCGAGTTCCAGGTTGCCTCCTAGACCCCTTGGGAGGAGATCAACTTCTACAG TTCCAAAATTCATTGACATTGATTCAGATGTTAAGGATTCTCTACTCTGTAGCCTATATGCACCTGATATCTACTACAACCTACGTGTTGCTGAG CAGCTTAAACGCAGACCATGTCCTGATTTTATGGGGACAACACAAAGAGATGTGACTCAGACAATGCGGGGAATCCTGATTGATTGGCTTGTAGAG GTCTCAGAGGAATACACACTTGCATCTGATACTCTCTACCTCACAATGTATCTCATAGACTGGTTTCTACAAGGGAACTGCATGGAAAGACAAAGACTTCAATTGCTGGGCATCACATGTATGCTCATTGCTTC AGAGTTTGGTTTGGTGGTGTTTCTTAAAAGAAAGTATGAGGAAATCAATGCGCCACGCATTGAAGAGTTGTGCTTCATCACGGATAACACTTACACAAGAGATGAGGTCCTAGAAATGGAGAGCCAAGTACTGAAGCATTTTAGCTTTCAAATTTACACTCCCACTTCAAAAACATTCCTCAG GAGATTTCTCCGAGCAGCTCAAGCTTCTCACTTG ATGATGCCAAGCGTGGAAATGGAGTTTCTGGCGAATTATCTGACGGAATTGACGCTAATAGAGTGTCAATTCTTGAAGTACCTTCCTTCGGTTATAGCTGCATCGGCTGTTTTTCTTGCCAGGTGGACAATAAACCAATCAAGCCACCCTTGG AATGCAACACTGGAGCACTACACAACGTACAAAGCCTCGGATCTCAAAGAATGTGTTCAGGCCTTGCAAGATCTGCAGCTTAATACCAAAGGATGTCCCTTAAACTCCATACGCATGAAATACATGCAAGACAAG TTCAAATCTGTGGCGGTGTTCACATCTCCTAAGATACATGAGAGACTATTCTGA
- the LOC108823447 gene encoding cyclin-A2-4-like isoform X3, with protein sequence MGKKEIAVSGNTISLQHARPVTRAIASALRASSKLITSSQVAAATNHNQGRVLRANGKRRAFEDDDDDKNGNAPTKKKRALLKDITNVTSHISYATSCFSAPKIQVENIKQIKKGRAGSSKVASSSPTSQVTDDAKLQAVTDSVGVSLSSCYEASCSSIEKPSSRLPPRPLGRRSTSTVPKFIDIDSDVKDSLLCSLYAPDIYYNLRVAEQLKRRPCPDFMGTTQRDVTQTMRGILIDWLVEVSEEYTLASDTLYLTMYLIDWFLQGNCMERQRLQLLGITCMLIASKYEEINAPRIEELCFITDNTYTRDEVLEMESQVLKHFSFQIYTPTSKTFLRRFLRAAQASHLMMPSVEMEFLANYLTELTLIECQFLKYLPSVIAASAVFLARWTINQSSHPWNATLEHYTTYKASDLKECVQALQDLQLNTKGCPLNSIRMKYMQDKFKSVAVFTSPKIHERLF encoded by the exons ATGGGGAAGAAGGAGATAGCTGTTTCTGGGAACACCATTTCTCTCCAACATGCTCGTCCTGTAACTCGTGCCATTGCCTCTGCTCTGCGTGCTTCTTCTAAGTTGATTACATCTTCACAAGTGGCTGCTGCTACCAACCACAACCAGGGAAGGGTTCTGAGAGCAAACGGTAAAAGAAGAGCCTtcgaggatgatgatgatgataagaaTGGCAATGCACCTACTAAGAAGAAGCGAGCTCTTCTTAAAGACATCACAAACGTTACCTCCCATATTTCTTATGCTACAAGCTGCTTCAGTGCACCTAAAATTCAG gtgGAGAATATAAAGCAGATAAAAAAAGGAAGGGCAGGTTCTTCCAAGGTAGCATCATCTTCTCCTACTTCACAAGTTACAGATGATGCAAAGTTACAAGCTGTGACAGATTCAGTAGGAGTAAGCTTGTCTAGCTGTTATGAAGCATCTTGTAGCTCTATCGAAAAGCCGAGTTCCAGGTTGCCTCCTAGACCCCTTGGGAGGAGATCAACTTCTACAG TTCCAAAATTCATTGACATTGATTCAGATGTTAAGGATTCTCTACTCTGTAGCCTATATGCACCTGATATCTACTACAACCTACGTGTTGCTGAG CAGCTTAAACGCAGACCATGTCCTGATTTTATGGGGACAACACAAAGAGATGTGACTCAGACAATGCGGGGAATCCTGATTGATTGGCTTGTAGAG GTCTCAGAGGAATACACACTTGCATCTGATACTCTCTACCTCACAATGTATCTCATAGACTGGTTTCTACAAGGGAACTGCATGGAAAGACAAAGACTTCAATTGCTGGGCATCACATGTATGCTCATTGCTTC AAAGTATGAGGAAATCAATGCGCCACGCATTGAAGAGTTGTGCTTCATCACGGATAACACTTACACAAGAGATGAGGTCCTAGAAATGGAGAGCCAAGTACTGAAGCATTTTAGCTTTCAAATTTACACTCCCACTTCAAAAACATTCCTCAG GAGATTTCTCCGAGCAGCTCAAGCTTCTCACTTG ATGATGCCAAGCGTGGAAATGGAGTTTCTGGCGAATTATCTGACGGAATTGACGCTAATAGAGTGTCAATTCTTGAAGTACCTTCCTTCGGTTATAGCTGCATCGGCTGTTTTTCTTGCCAGGTGGACAATAAACCAATCAAGCCACCCTTGG AATGCAACACTGGAGCACTACACAACGTACAAAGCCTCGGATCTCAAAGAATGTGTTCAGGCCTTGCAAGATCTGCAGCTTAATACCAAAGGATGTCCCTTAAACTCCATACGCATGAAATACATGCAAGACAAG TTCAAATCTGTGGCGGTGTTCACATCTCCTAAGATACATGAGAGACTATTCTGA
- the LOC108823447 gene encoding cyclin-A2-4-like isoform X4 produces the protein MGKKEIAVSGNTISLQHARPVTRAIASALRASSKLITSSQVAAATNHNQGRVLRANGKRRAFEDDDDDKNGNAPTKKKRALLKDITNVTSHISYATSCFSAPKIQVENIKQIKKGRAGSSKVASSSPTSQVTDDAKLQAVTDSVGVSLSSCYEASCSSIEKPSSRLPPRPLGRRSTSTVPKFIDIDSDVKDSLLCSLYAPDIYYNLRVAELKRRPCPDFMGTTQRDVTQTMRGILIDWLVEVSEEYTLASDTLYLTMYLIDWFLQGNCMERQRLQLLGITCMLIASKYEEINAPRIEELCFITDNTYTRDEVLEMESQVLKHFSFQIYTPTSKTFLRRFLRAAQASHLMMPSVEMEFLANYLTELTLIECQFLKYLPSVIAASAVFLARWTINQSSHPWNATLEHYTTYKASDLKECVQALQDLQLNTKGCPLNSIRMKYMQDKFKSVAVFTSPKIHERLF, from the exons ATGGGGAAGAAGGAGATAGCTGTTTCTGGGAACACCATTTCTCTCCAACATGCTCGTCCTGTAACTCGTGCCATTGCCTCTGCTCTGCGTGCTTCTTCTAAGTTGATTACATCTTCACAAGTGGCTGCTGCTACCAACCACAACCAGGGAAGGGTTCTGAGAGCAAACGGTAAAAGAAGAGCCTtcgaggatgatgatgatgataagaaTGGCAATGCACCTACTAAGAAGAAGCGAGCTCTTCTTAAAGACATCACAAACGTTACCTCCCATATTTCTTATGCTACAAGCTGCTTCAGTGCACCTAAAATTCAG gtgGAGAATATAAAGCAGATAAAAAAAGGAAGGGCAGGTTCTTCCAAGGTAGCATCATCTTCTCCTACTTCACAAGTTACAGATGATGCAAAGTTACAAGCTGTGACAGATTCAGTAGGAGTAAGCTTGTCTAGCTGTTATGAAGCATCTTGTAGCTCTATCGAAAAGCCGAGTTCCAGGTTGCCTCCTAGACCCCTTGGGAGGAGATCAACTTCTACAG TTCCAAAATTCATTGACATTGATTCAGATGTTAAGGATTCTCTACTCTGTAGCCTATATGCACCTGATATCTACTACAACCTACGTGTTGCTGAG CTTAAACGCAGACCATGTCCTGATTTTATGGGGACAACACAAAGAGATGTGACTCAGACAATGCGGGGAATCCTGATTGATTGGCTTGTAGAG GTCTCAGAGGAATACACACTTGCATCTGATACTCTCTACCTCACAATGTATCTCATAGACTGGTTTCTACAAGGGAACTGCATGGAAAGACAAAGACTTCAATTGCTGGGCATCACATGTATGCTCATTGCTTC AAAGTATGAGGAAATCAATGCGCCACGCATTGAAGAGTTGTGCTTCATCACGGATAACACTTACACAAGAGATGAGGTCCTAGAAATGGAGAGCCAAGTACTGAAGCATTTTAGCTTTCAAATTTACACTCCCACTTCAAAAACATTCCTCAG GAGATTTCTCCGAGCAGCTCAAGCTTCTCACTTG ATGATGCCAAGCGTGGAAATGGAGTTTCTGGCGAATTATCTGACGGAATTGACGCTAATAGAGTGTCAATTCTTGAAGTACCTTCCTTCGGTTATAGCTGCATCGGCTGTTTTTCTTGCCAGGTGGACAATAAACCAATCAAGCCACCCTTGG AATGCAACACTGGAGCACTACACAACGTACAAAGCCTCGGATCTCAAAGAATGTGTTCAGGCCTTGCAAGATCTGCAGCTTAATACCAAAGGATGTCCCTTAAACTCCATACGCATGAAATACATGCAAGACAAG TTCAAATCTGTGGCGGTGTTCACATCTCCTAAGATACATGAGAGACTATTCTGA
- the LOC108823447 gene encoding cyclin-A2-4-like isoform X2, producing MGKKEIAVSGNTISLQHARPVTRAIASALRASSKLITSSQVAAATNHNQGRVLRANGKRRAFEDDDDDKNGNAPTKKKRALLKDITNVTSHISYATSCFSAPKIQVENIKQIKKGRAGSSKVASSSPTSQVTDDAKLQAVTDSVGVSLSSCYEASCSSIEKPSSRLPPRPLGRRSTSTVPKFIDIDSDVKDSLLCSLYAPDIYYNLRVAELKRRPCPDFMGTTQRDVTQTMRGILIDWLVEVSEEYTLASDTLYLTMYLIDWFLQGNCMERQRLQLLGITCMLIASEFGLVVFLKRKYEEINAPRIEELCFITDNTYTRDEVLEMESQVLKHFSFQIYTPTSKTFLRRFLRAAQASHLMMPSVEMEFLANYLTELTLIECQFLKYLPSVIAASAVFLARWTINQSSHPWNATLEHYTTYKASDLKECVQALQDLQLNTKGCPLNSIRMKYMQDKFKSVAVFTSPKIHERLF from the exons ATGGGGAAGAAGGAGATAGCTGTTTCTGGGAACACCATTTCTCTCCAACATGCTCGTCCTGTAACTCGTGCCATTGCCTCTGCTCTGCGTGCTTCTTCTAAGTTGATTACATCTTCACAAGTGGCTGCTGCTACCAACCACAACCAGGGAAGGGTTCTGAGAGCAAACGGTAAAAGAAGAGCCTtcgaggatgatgatgatgataagaaTGGCAATGCACCTACTAAGAAGAAGCGAGCTCTTCTTAAAGACATCACAAACGTTACCTCCCATATTTCTTATGCTACAAGCTGCTTCAGTGCACCTAAAATTCAG gtgGAGAATATAAAGCAGATAAAAAAAGGAAGGGCAGGTTCTTCCAAGGTAGCATCATCTTCTCCTACTTCACAAGTTACAGATGATGCAAAGTTACAAGCTGTGACAGATTCAGTAGGAGTAAGCTTGTCTAGCTGTTATGAAGCATCTTGTAGCTCTATCGAAAAGCCGAGTTCCAGGTTGCCTCCTAGACCCCTTGGGAGGAGATCAACTTCTACAG TTCCAAAATTCATTGACATTGATTCAGATGTTAAGGATTCTCTACTCTGTAGCCTATATGCACCTGATATCTACTACAACCTACGTGTTGCTGAG CTTAAACGCAGACCATGTCCTGATTTTATGGGGACAACACAAAGAGATGTGACTCAGACAATGCGGGGAATCCTGATTGATTGGCTTGTAGAG GTCTCAGAGGAATACACACTTGCATCTGATACTCTCTACCTCACAATGTATCTCATAGACTGGTTTCTACAAGGGAACTGCATGGAAAGACAAAGACTTCAATTGCTGGGCATCACATGTATGCTCATTGCTTC AGAGTTTGGTTTGGTGGTGTTTCTTAAAAGAAAGTATGAGGAAATCAATGCGCCACGCATTGAAGAGTTGTGCTTCATCACGGATAACACTTACACAAGAGATGAGGTCCTAGAAATGGAGAGCCAAGTACTGAAGCATTTTAGCTTTCAAATTTACACTCCCACTTCAAAAACATTCCTCAG GAGATTTCTCCGAGCAGCTCAAGCTTCTCACTTG ATGATGCCAAGCGTGGAAATGGAGTTTCTGGCGAATTATCTGACGGAATTGACGCTAATAGAGTGTCAATTCTTGAAGTACCTTCCTTCGGTTATAGCTGCATCGGCTGTTTTTCTTGCCAGGTGGACAATAAACCAATCAAGCCACCCTTGG AATGCAACACTGGAGCACTACACAACGTACAAAGCCTCGGATCTCAAAGAATGTGTTCAGGCCTTGCAAGATCTGCAGCTTAATACCAAAGGATGTCCCTTAAACTCCATACGCATGAAATACATGCAAGACAAG TTCAAATCTGTGGCGGTGTTCACATCTCCTAAGATACATGAGAGACTATTCTGA